One window from the genome of Babylonia areolata isolate BAREFJ2019XMU chromosome 13, ASM4173473v1, whole genome shotgun sequence encodes:
- the LOC143289124 gene encoding uncharacterized protein LOC143289124 encodes MTIVLPNALSSKKPPSSSSSSSSTTTTPPPTVSNGISSSSSSSSSSSSNTPKGHVKGSHSRTRGGARGGRGGATCCGFLSALVLVGFLAAAVIVFKRQELGDFVLYTGYHDGDQVAVSRVADSYSTLLCQTYTVTACSDNGLEEEGASFFLTDGPATLSSQVREVIGIRNSGLRSKEQFDYRAFYLLPGSVIETGACMSIFNEFPSRHAEVVFIKGDNHFFRWAQDSSPCADCVAYRVPITPEHLCEGMQGVLARYVVEDADTYYIVVMRQHRSQDDAVFRADVYINVFKTTYDLSHVKQKCLWDSSCTFNLTYDAKDDVIVDFPLQEGGSSGNCFKTYCGMRMEFFLIIFLLVPGCLIFLLTVMSCMCCKQNAWQAKTRTNQLRKKKAEVKAALLP; translated from the exons ATGACCATCGTCCTTCCTAACGCCCTCTCCTCCAAgaaacccccttcctcctcttcctcctcctcctccaccaccaccacccctcctcccactgtCAGTAatggcatcagcagcagcagcagcagcagcagcagcagcagcagcaatactccCAAGGGGCACGTCAAAGGATCCCACTCCCGAACCAGAGGAGGAgccagaggaggaagaggtggagctACGTGCTGCGGGTTTCTGTCTGCCCTAGTCCTGGTGGGGTTCCTGGCTGCAGCCGTGATAGTGTTCAAGAGGCAGGAGCTCGGAGACTTCGTCCTGTACACTGGGTACCATGACGGCGATCAGGTTGCCGTCAGTCG AGTGGCGGACAGCTACAGCACCCTGCTGTGCCAGACCTACACGGTGACAGCCTGCTCGGACAATGggttggaagaggagggggcgtcCTTCTTCCTGACGGACGGACCGGCCACCCTCAGCTCCCAGGTCCGCGAGGTAATCGGCATCCGGAACTCAGGGCTGCGCTCCAAGGAGCAGTTCGACTACAGGGCTTTCTACCTGCTGcctg GGTCGGTGATCGAGACTGGCGCGTGCATGAGCATCTTCAACGAGTTCCCCAGCCGTCACGCGGAAGTGGTCTTCATCAAGGGAGACAACCACTTCTTCCGGTGGGCCCAGGACTCTTCCCCTTGTGCCGACTGCGTGGCCTACAGAGTGCCCATCACCCCAGAGCACCTGTGTGAAGGCATGCAGGGGGTGCTGGCTCGCTACGTTGTGGAGGATGCCGACACCTACTACATCGTCGTCATGCGACAGCATCGGTCCCAGGATGACGCGGTTTTCAGAGCTGACGTCTACATAAAC GTGTTCAAGACCACCTACGATCTCAGTCACGTGAAGCAAAAGTGCCTGTGGGACAGCAGCTGCACGTTCAACCTGACCTATGACGCCAAGGATGACGTCATCGTGGATTTCCCCCTACAGGAGGGGGGCTCCTCTGGGAACTGCTTCAAGACTTACTGCGGGATGAGGATGGAGTTCTTCCTCATCATCTTCCTTCTTGTTCCTGGAT gtctcATCTTCTTGCTAACTGTGATGTCGTGCATGTGCTGCAAGCAGAATGCCTGGCAAGCCAAGACCAGGACCAATcagttgaggaagaagaaggcggaggtgAAAGCTGCCCTACTGCCCTGA
- the LOC143289122 gene encoding uncharacterized protein LOC143289122 isoform X2, protein MVKADTRMVAVPTMMVLYTNDAVDVHYSDGSLLQLSACGSSMFHQDPPSDLPKHPLAGVQGVQKWTQFVTSAHKTKVLQAVDFRNRFACRPFLCPTLMAPEDIVSLYARIDQIAWGRTVEECHIEVFEDGSRRAVSRDEFASLVLSPHGQDFTVCYLSHISPDAVSTSSSVHHTSSHEHGVSFSSNPDCFSKPEDDDCGKGEDTGLVESELAALDTTPGAGCEAAQNPDAYPQSNKAALNRNCNNSTPVNNIPLSEDTTVNASGVILSDGTVSTPGRAAQHSDLQSSAFSVQHDISSISRVSSPDGLRGMVDCDDTLTLNEDTAVKPPPPPLTDVLHSSPLSLANTQSCTGHRDTVSSVGANKARMEAEAVAQSSLSNSRHATAQVLRVAPVGRDEEHASSHVKEDNKGTSSTQSTKSVCAEKADKTQVSCEDPARERAPALQQSSTSNQKPVHTPQAYRGERKCSVSSRNRAPPLPLAGSQDRHSGGGGEGGESWSGSRHHYTWVTQHISCNSCPPTWRHPLRLLQQVDPTDSVLTSQCNLTVSTNVAKGLQKLGGGVASAADGSRCVLSSLASPVPLTCPFQHLHQWQSGAREGEGEGDPHLSGDPVSQFRQGQLKVLLMEGVVYRFVDVANMKIVEIYPGDGSVLISQGTTAHFFSHLMWKDGKLEEKSYSVKMLPPKAPSGLYSVQNLIRRAHRLLTGCIHNSKLAQREEDLPCWKRAVTQVVEPLSASLLEESTVPGYGRFQAYSNGRVRVVFEDRTALDMVADFSRRLQGCMKHSSSLSELSMDEKLAALKLTSNDRQPQSSQCRLLLPSGKYVMVEVYKPGQYRRYVDAAKEWIQWVQSSPKERRQFYHDKATPHSARVSAEAELKKIECFNYIVDHSAITASAVPVVTSASLASHPRPLPTSLGSPTHTAAYSSFSAHPVSLVPPADFFQPPASRQSVPHRSYRLGHATAVGVASHGISADSSVSTSGPKDLDMLHGFNSVREALLRTSQMIREIDDIVKDCKDGGSGHLH, encoded by the exons ATGGTTAAAGCTGACACAAGGATGGTGGCTGTTCCAACAATGATGGTTCTGTACACAAATGATGCAGTGGACGTCCATTACTCTGACGGATCTCTGCTGCAGCTGTCAGCCTGTGGGTCCTCCATGTTCCATCAGGACCCGCCCTCTGACCTGCCGAAGCATCCTCTGGCAG GTGTGCAAGGGGTACAGAAGTGGACGCAGTTTGTGACCAGTGCTCACAAGACCAAGGTGCTACAGGCTGTTGATTTCAGGAACCGCTTTGCCTGCAGACCCTTTCTCTGCCCAACCCTCATGGCCCCAGAGGACATTGTG TCTCTGTATGCCAGGATTGATCAGATAGCCTGGGGGAGGACAGTGGAGGAGTGCCACATTGAGGTGTTTGAAGACGGGAGTCGCCGTGCCGTGTCCCGTGACGAGTTTGCCAGTTTGGTTCTGTCCCCCCATGGGCAGGACTTCACAGTCTGCTACCTGTCTCACATCAGTCCAGATGCtgtcagcaccagcagcagtgtCCATCACACTTCCTCCCACGAACATGGGGTGAGTTTCAGCAGTAATCCAGATTGTTTCTCCAAGCCTGAGGATGATGATTGTGGAAAGGGTGAAGACACGGGACTGGTTGAGTCGGAACTCGCAGCGCTGGACACTACCCCTGGGGCAGGCTGTGAAGCTGCACAGAATCCTGATGCATATCCACAGAGTAACAAGGCAGCGCTGAACCgaaactgcaacaacagcacCCCTGTCAACAACATCCCTCTGTCCGAGGACACCACCGTGAACGCGTCGGGAGTGATCCTGTCTGACGGGACGGTGTCGACACCGGGAAGGGCAGCCCAGCACAGCGACCTCCAGTCGTCAGCGTTCTCAGTACAGCATGACATCTCCAGCATCAGCCGGGTGTCCTCGCCAGACGGACTTCGCGGCATGGTGGACTGTGATGACACTCTGACGCTGAATGAGGACACCGCGGTGaagcctccaccaccccctcttacAGACGTCCTGCACAGCTCCCCTCTTAGTCTTGCCAACACTCAGTCGTGCACTGGCCACAGGGACACTGTCAGCAGTGTCGGTGCGAACAAAGCAAGGATGGAGGCCGAAGCCGTAGCTCAGAGTTCTTTGTCAAACTCACGACATGCAACAGCGCAAGTTTTGAGAGTGGCGCCAGTCGGTAGAGACGAGGAACATGCGTCAAGCCATGTGAAGGAAGACAACAAGGGCACAAGTTCCACGCAGtccacaaaaagtgtgtgtgctgaaaaagCCGATAAAACACAGGTGTCCTGTGAAGATCCAGCTCGGGAACGAGCACCTGCACTGCAGCAGAGCTCCACCAGCAACCAAAAGCCTGTGCATACCCCACAGGCATACAGGGGTGAGAGAAAGTGCAGCGTTTCATCACGGAATAGagccccaccactaccactagcAGGCAGCCAGGACagacacagtggtggtggtggtgagggaggggagagctgGTCTGGGAGCCGGCACCACTACACCTGGGTGACCCAGCACATCTCTTGCAACAGCTGCCCCCCCACCTGGAGACACCCCCTCAGGCTGCTGCAGCAAGTGGACCCAACTGACTCTGTGCTCA CTTCACAGTGCAACCTGACCGTGTCCACCAACGTGGCGAAAGGTCTCCAGAAGTTGGGAGGGGGCGTGGCGTCGGCGGCTGACGGCAGCAGGTGCGTGCTGTCCTCCCTGGCCTCCCCCGTGCCTCTCACCTGCCCTTTCCAGCACCTACACCAGTGGCAGAGCGGCGccagggaaggggaaggggaaggggaccCGCACCTGTCAGGTGACCCTGTCAGCCAGTTCCGGCAGGGGCAGCTCAAAGTCCTCCTCATGGAGGGCGTGGtgtacag gtttGTTGATGTGGCCAACATGAAGATAGTGGAGATATACCCAGGCGATGGCAGCGTCTTGATCTCCCAGGGGACTACTGCTCATTTCTTTTCACACCTCATGTGGAAGGatggcaag CTGGAGGAGAAGAGCTACTCCGTGAAGATGCTGCCTCCCAAGGCGCCGTCAGGTCTTTACTCTGTGCAAAACCTCATCAGGAGAGCACACAG actcctCACGGGATGCATACACAATAGCAAACTGGCCCAGAGGGAGGAGGATCTGCCTTGTTGGAAG CGCGCAGTGACCCAAGTTGTGGAGCCTCTGTCGGCCTCCCTGCTGGAGGAGAGCACCGTGCCTGGCTATGGCCGGTTCCAGGCCTACTCCAACGGgcgtgtgagggtggtgtttgaGGATCGCACGGCCCTGGACATGGTGGCAGACTTTTCCCGGCGTCTGCAGGGCTGTATGAAGCACTCGTCGTCCCTCAGTGAG ctcagCATGGATGAGAAGCTTGCTGCATTGAAACTGACCAGCAATGACCGGCAGCCACAGAGCTCACAGTGCCGACTGCTGCTGCCCAGTGGGAAATACGTCATGGTGGAGGTGTACAAACCTGGCCAATACAGAAG ATATGTTGACGCAGCCAAGGAGTGGATACAGTGGGTGCAATCCTCCCCCAAGGAAAGACGCCAGTTTTACCATGACAAGGCAACACCCCACTCTGCTCGAGT GTCGGCAGAAGCAGAGCTGAAGAAAATTGAATGCTTCAATT ACATTGTGGATCACTCGGCCATCACTGCCAGTGCGGTGCCTGTCGTCACCTCAGCGTCCCTGGCCTCACACCCTcgtcccctccctacctccctcgggtcacccacacacactgcagcgtACAGCTCATTCTCcgctcaccccgtctctctcgtCCCTCCGGCGGACTTCTT
- the LOC143289122 gene encoding uncharacterized protein LOC143289122 isoform X1 yields the protein MVKADTRMVAVPTMMVLYTNDAVDVHYSDGSLLQLSACGSSMFHQDPPSDLPKHPLAGVQGVQKWTQFVTSAHKTKVLQAVDFRNRFACRPFLCPTLMAPEDIVSLYARIDQIAWGRTVEECHIEVFEDGSRRAVSRDEFASLVLSPHGQDFTVCYLSHISPDAVSTSSSVHHTSSHEHGVSFSSNPDCFSKPEDDDCGKGEDTGLVESELAALDTTPGAGCEAAQNPDAYPQSNKAALNRNCNNSTPVNNIPLSEDTTVNASGVILSDGTVSTPGRAAQHSDLQSSAFSVQHDISSISRVSSPDGLRGMVDCDDTLTLNEDTAVKPPPPPLTDVLHSSPLSLANTQSCTGHRDTVSSVGANKARMEAEAVAQSSLSNSRHATAQVLRVAPVGRDEEHASSHVKEDNKGTSSTQSTKSVCAEKADKTQVSCEDPARERAPALQQSSTSNQKPVHTPQAYRGERKCSVSSRNRAPPLPLAGSQDRHSGGGGEGGESWSGSRHHYTWVTQHISCNSCPPTWRHPLRLLQQVDPTDSVLTSQCNLTVSTNVAKGLQKLGGGVASAADGSRCVLSSLASPVPLTCPFQHLHQWQSGAREGEGEGDPHLSGDPVSQFRQGQLKVLLMEGVVYRFVDVANMKIVEIYPGDGSVLISQGTTAHFFSHLMWKDGKLEEKSYSVKMLPPKAPSGLYSVQNLIRRAHRLLTGCIHNSKLAQREEDLPCWKRAVTQVVEPLSASLLEESTVPGYGRFQAYSNGRVRVVFEDRTALDMVADFSRRLQGCMKHSSSLSELSMDEKLAALKLTSNDRQPQSSQCRLLLPSGKYVMVEVYKPGQYRRYVDAAKEWIQWVQSSPKERRQFYHDKATPHSARVSAEAELKKIECFNYIVDHSAITASAVPVVTSASLASHPRPLPTSLGSPTHTAAYSSFSAHPVSLVPPADFFQPPASRQSVPHRSYRLGHATAVGVASHGISADSSVSTSGPKDLDMLHGFNSVREALLRTSQMIREIDDIVKDCKDGGSGHSH from the exons ATGGTTAAAGCTGACACAAGGATGGTGGCTGTTCCAACAATGATGGTTCTGTACACAAATGATGCAGTGGACGTCCATTACTCTGACGGATCTCTGCTGCAGCTGTCAGCCTGTGGGTCCTCCATGTTCCATCAGGACCCGCCCTCTGACCTGCCGAAGCATCCTCTGGCAG GTGTGCAAGGGGTACAGAAGTGGACGCAGTTTGTGACCAGTGCTCACAAGACCAAGGTGCTACAGGCTGTTGATTTCAGGAACCGCTTTGCCTGCAGACCCTTTCTCTGCCCAACCCTCATGGCCCCAGAGGACATTGTG TCTCTGTATGCCAGGATTGATCAGATAGCCTGGGGGAGGACAGTGGAGGAGTGCCACATTGAGGTGTTTGAAGACGGGAGTCGCCGTGCCGTGTCCCGTGACGAGTTTGCCAGTTTGGTTCTGTCCCCCCATGGGCAGGACTTCACAGTCTGCTACCTGTCTCACATCAGTCCAGATGCtgtcagcaccagcagcagtgtCCATCACACTTCCTCCCACGAACATGGGGTGAGTTTCAGCAGTAATCCAGATTGTTTCTCCAAGCCTGAGGATGATGATTGTGGAAAGGGTGAAGACACGGGACTGGTTGAGTCGGAACTCGCAGCGCTGGACACTACCCCTGGGGCAGGCTGTGAAGCTGCACAGAATCCTGATGCATATCCACAGAGTAACAAGGCAGCGCTGAACCgaaactgcaacaacagcacCCCTGTCAACAACATCCCTCTGTCCGAGGACACCACCGTGAACGCGTCGGGAGTGATCCTGTCTGACGGGACGGTGTCGACACCGGGAAGGGCAGCCCAGCACAGCGACCTCCAGTCGTCAGCGTTCTCAGTACAGCATGACATCTCCAGCATCAGCCGGGTGTCCTCGCCAGACGGACTTCGCGGCATGGTGGACTGTGATGACACTCTGACGCTGAATGAGGACACCGCGGTGaagcctccaccaccccctcttacAGACGTCCTGCACAGCTCCCCTCTTAGTCTTGCCAACACTCAGTCGTGCACTGGCCACAGGGACACTGTCAGCAGTGTCGGTGCGAACAAAGCAAGGATGGAGGCCGAAGCCGTAGCTCAGAGTTCTTTGTCAAACTCACGACATGCAACAGCGCAAGTTTTGAGAGTGGCGCCAGTCGGTAGAGACGAGGAACATGCGTCAAGCCATGTGAAGGAAGACAACAAGGGCACAAGTTCCACGCAGtccacaaaaagtgtgtgtgctgaaaaagCCGATAAAACACAGGTGTCCTGTGAAGATCCAGCTCGGGAACGAGCACCTGCACTGCAGCAGAGCTCCACCAGCAACCAAAAGCCTGTGCATACCCCACAGGCATACAGGGGTGAGAGAAAGTGCAGCGTTTCATCACGGAATAGagccccaccactaccactagcAGGCAGCCAGGACagacacagtggtggtggtggtgagggaggggagagctgGTCTGGGAGCCGGCACCACTACACCTGGGTGACCCAGCACATCTCTTGCAACAGCTGCCCCCCCACCTGGAGACACCCCCTCAGGCTGCTGCAGCAAGTGGACCCAACTGACTCTGTGCTCA CTTCACAGTGCAACCTGACCGTGTCCACCAACGTGGCGAAAGGTCTCCAGAAGTTGGGAGGGGGCGTGGCGTCGGCGGCTGACGGCAGCAGGTGCGTGCTGTCCTCCCTGGCCTCCCCCGTGCCTCTCACCTGCCCTTTCCAGCACCTACACCAGTGGCAGAGCGGCGccagggaaggggaaggggaaggggaccCGCACCTGTCAGGTGACCCTGTCAGCCAGTTCCGGCAGGGGCAGCTCAAAGTCCTCCTCATGGAGGGCGTGGtgtacag gtttGTTGATGTGGCCAACATGAAGATAGTGGAGATATACCCAGGCGATGGCAGCGTCTTGATCTCCCAGGGGACTACTGCTCATTTCTTTTCACACCTCATGTGGAAGGatggcaag CTGGAGGAGAAGAGCTACTCCGTGAAGATGCTGCCTCCCAAGGCGCCGTCAGGTCTTTACTCTGTGCAAAACCTCATCAGGAGAGCACACAG actcctCACGGGATGCATACACAATAGCAAACTGGCCCAGAGGGAGGAGGATCTGCCTTGTTGGAAG CGCGCAGTGACCCAAGTTGTGGAGCCTCTGTCGGCCTCCCTGCTGGAGGAGAGCACCGTGCCTGGCTATGGCCGGTTCCAGGCCTACTCCAACGGgcgtgtgagggtggtgtttgaGGATCGCACGGCCCTGGACATGGTGGCAGACTTTTCCCGGCGTCTGCAGGGCTGTATGAAGCACTCGTCGTCCCTCAGTGAG ctcagCATGGATGAGAAGCTTGCTGCATTGAAACTGACCAGCAATGACCGGCAGCCACAGAGCTCACAGTGCCGACTGCTGCTGCCCAGTGGGAAATACGTCATGGTGGAGGTGTACAAACCTGGCCAATACAGAAG ATATGTTGACGCAGCCAAGGAGTGGATACAGTGGGTGCAATCCTCCCCCAAGGAAAGACGCCAGTTTTACCATGACAAGGCAACACCCCACTCTGCTCGAGT GTCGGCAGAAGCAGAGCTGAAGAAAATTGAATGCTTCAATT ACATTGTGGATCACTCGGCCATCACTGCCAGTGCGGTGCCTGTCGTCACCTCAGCGTCCCTGGCCTCACACCCTcgtcccctccctacctccctcgggtcacccacacacactgcagcgtACAGCTCATTCTCcgctcaccccgtctctctcgtCCCTCCGGCGGACTTCTT